Proteins encoded by one window of Serratia nevei:
- a CDS encoding YgdI/YgdR family lipoprotein: MKKTLVLPAIALVAIAALSGCTRTSYAIHTHDGRTLISDGKPKETAAGLIGYTDANGVKQQINKTEVKEVSEIPH; the protein is encoded by the coding sequence ATGAAAAAAACGCTTGTTCTTCCCGCGATCGCCCTGGTTGCCATCGCCGCACTGTCAGGCTGCACACGCACCAGCTACGCCATCCATACCCACGACGGTCGAACGCTCATCAGTGACGGCAAGCCGAAAGAAACCGCTGCCGGGTTGATCGGTTATACCGACGCCAATGGCGTTAAACAGCAAATCAACAAGACGGAAGTCAAAGAGGTTTCAGAGATCCCTCATTAA
- a CDS encoding GNAT family N-acetyltransferase: protein MFVRLATETDAAALIALDSVAEYEPQRAAQIRAWCGQGICYLAEEQGMVMGYGVLHYHFFGCGFIEMLVVGERYRRRGVGLVLITALKSHCRHPKLFTSTNRSNLPMQRLLLNAGFVASGQIDNLDDGDPEQVFFIPAR, encoded by the coding sequence ATGTTTGTTCGTCTTGCCACTGAAACCGATGCCGCAGCCCTGATCGCCCTCGACAGCGTCGCCGAATACGAGCCGCAGCGCGCGGCGCAGATCCGCGCCTGGTGCGGGCAGGGCATCTGTTATCTTGCCGAGGAACAGGGCATGGTGATGGGCTACGGCGTGCTGCACTATCACTTCTTCGGCTGCGGCTTTATCGAGATGCTGGTGGTTGGCGAGCGCTATCGTCGCCGGGGCGTCGGGCTGGTGCTGATTACGGCGTTGAAGTCCCACTGTCGGCACCCGAAGCTGTTCACCTCCACCAATCGCTCCAACCTGCCGATGCAGCGGCTGCTGTTGAACGCCGGGTTTGTCGCCAGCGGCCAGATTGACAATCTCGATGACGGCGATCCGGAGCAGGTCTTTTTTATCCCGGCGCGCTAA
- a CDS encoding DUF2000 domain-containing protein, giving the protein MYSDNEKKFYIILNRNHEPATLFNASCHLTAGITDLIEQREFHHYPSSLDGVSANMSHYPIVILQAKNSSQLSNLILKCKEEGVLSNFFTTTMLSHSAEQQIADTASTPYEQLDFVAVALYGDAEQLKPLTKKFSVYR; this is encoded by the coding sequence ATGTACAGCGACAACGAGAAAAAATTTTATATCATCCTCAACCGCAATCACGAACCGGCCACGCTGTTTAACGCTTCCTGCCATCTGACGGCGGGCATCACCGATCTGATCGAGCAGCGCGAGTTTCACCACTATCCGAGCAGCCTCGACGGCGTCAGCGCCAATATGAGCCACTATCCGATCGTGATCCTGCAGGCCAAGAACAGCAGCCAGCTCAGCAACCTGATTCTGAAGTGCAAGGAAGAGGGCGTGTTGTCCAACTTCTTCACCACCACCATGCTGTCGCACTCCGCCGAACAGCAGATCGCCGACACCGCCAGTACCCCTTACGAACAGCTGGATTTCGTGGCGGTGGCGCTCTACGGCGACGCCGAACAGCTTAAGCCGCTGACCAAGAAATTTTCCGTCTACCGCTGA
- a CDS encoding CynX/NimT family MFS transporter, producing the protein MTAIKPDAIDRVLPATTPWLAVVNVLFAGIAAALHVGKATIALPALQAEFGRSLEALSWVISAFPFVGVFGGIAAGLLVRRWGDRRLLALGLLIISAASFTGATLHDFGGLIVSRFVEGLGFVIVVVASPAVLNRLVAPAQRSLVFGIWSTFMPAGIAISLFFGPHLADWQQSWQAGAALTLLAALLLPLTTSRRAAEAHVPPLQLRQALGAMLRARRPLLLALMFTTYNLQFFSVMTFLPIFLMQRIGLSLAAAGGISAAAVAANIIGNLAAGVLLSRGLPARTLLAATSLIIGIFGIGIFLPMTPNGLLIPLCFLFCAIAGMLPATILAATPAATPEPTLLPLSLGLVMQGNYLGQVIGPVALSAIVAAAGWAAPAWLVLAAAVSGALLALAFLSRRHNAG; encoded by the coding sequence ATGACCGCGATTAAACCGGACGCCATCGACCGCGTTCTTCCCGCCACCACGCCCTGGTTAGCCGTCGTCAACGTGCTGTTCGCCGGCATCGCCGCGGCGCTGCACGTGGGCAAGGCCACCATCGCGCTGCCGGCGCTGCAGGCCGAGTTCGGCCGTTCGCTCGAGGCGCTGAGCTGGGTGATTTCGGCCTTTCCCTTCGTCGGGGTGTTCGGCGGCATCGCCGCCGGGCTGTTGGTGCGCCGCTGGGGTGACCGGCGCCTGCTGGCGCTTGGGCTGCTGATCATCAGCGCCGCCAGCTTTACCGGCGCCACGCTGCACGACTTCGGCGGATTGATCGTCAGCCGCTTTGTCGAAGGCCTCGGCTTCGTGATCGTGGTGGTCGCTTCGCCGGCGGTGCTGAACCGCCTCGTCGCCCCGGCGCAGCGCAGCCTGGTGTTCGGCATCTGGAGCACCTTCATGCCGGCGGGCATCGCCATTTCGCTGTTTTTCGGCCCTCATCTCGCCGACTGGCAACAGAGTTGGCAGGCCGGTGCGGCGCTGACGCTGCTAGCTGCCCTGCTGCTGCCGTTGACCACCTCCCGCCGTGCCGCCGAGGCGCACGTTCCGCCGTTACAGCTGCGGCAAGCGCTGGGCGCGATGCTGCGGGCGCGCCGGCCGCTGTTGCTGGCGCTGATGTTCACCACTTACAACCTGCAGTTTTTCTCGGTGATGACCTTCCTGCCGATCTTCCTGATGCAACGCATCGGCCTGTCGTTGGCGGCCGCCGGCGGCATCAGCGCGGCGGCGGTGGCGGCGAACATCATCGGCAACCTCGCCGCCGGCGTACTGCTGTCACGCGGTCTGCCCGCCAGAACGCTGCTCGCGGCCACCAGCCTGATCATAGGCATCTTCGGCATCGGCATTTTCCTGCCGATGACGCCCAACGGCCTGCTGATCCCGCTGTGTTTCCTGTTCTGCGCCATCGCCGGCATGCTGCCCGCCACCATTCTGGCCGCCACGCCGGCGGCGACGCCGGAACCGACGCTGCTGCCGCTGAGCCTGGGGCTGGTGATGCAGGGGAACTATCTCGGCCAGGTGATCGGCCCGGTCGCGCTGAGCGCCATCGTGGCCGCGGCCGGTTGGGCGGCCCCGGCGTGGCTGGTGCTGGCGGCGGCGGTGTCAGGGGCACTGTTGGCGCTGGCTTTTCTCAGCCGGCGGCATAATGCGGGGTGA
- a CDS encoding Qnr family pentapeptide repeat protein: MSLMLKGEKIDRNRFTGEKIENGSFMLCDFSGADLTGTEFIGCQFYDRDSRQGGNFSRAILKDASFRSCDLSMADFRHASALGLEIRECRAQGADFRGASFMNMITSRTWFCSAYITKSNLSYANFAKVVLEKCELWENRWHGAQVLGASFSGSDLSGGEFSGFDWRAADVTQCDLSNAELGELDLRTTDLQGVKMDSHQAAQLLERLGIAVIG; this comes from the coding sequence ATGAGTCTGATGTTGAAGGGTGAAAAGATCGACCGTAACCGCTTTACCGGCGAGAAGATTGAAAACGGCAGCTTTATGCTGTGCGATTTTTCGGGCGCCGATCTGACCGGCACCGAGTTTATCGGCTGCCAGTTTTACGATCGCGACAGCCGACAGGGCGGCAATTTCAGCCGCGCGATACTGAAAGACGCCAGCTTCAGAAGCTGCGATTTGTCGATGGCCGACTTCCGCCACGCCAGCGCCCTGGGGCTGGAGATCCGCGAGTGCCGCGCGCAGGGCGCCGATTTTCGCGGCGCCAGCTTTATGAACATGATCACCAGCCGCACCTGGTTTTGCAGCGCCTATATCACCAAAAGCAACCTGAGCTACGCCAACTTCGCCAAGGTGGTGCTGGAGAAATGCGAGCTGTGGGAAAACCGCTGGCACGGCGCGCAGGTGCTCGGCGCCAGCTTCAGCGGCTCCGATCTGTCCGGCGGCGAGTTCTCCGGATTCGACTGGCGCGCCGCCGACGTCACCCAGTGCGATTTGAGCAACGCGGAACTGGGCGAATTGGATTTGCGCACCACCGATCTGCAGGGTGTCAAAATGGACAGCCATCAGGCCGCGCAGCTGCTGGAGCGGTTAGGGATTGCGGTTATCGGCTAA
- the uspF gene encoding universal stress protein UspF, translating to MYKTILVPVDITEPELTQQVIPHVNALARLEDSHVHFLAVIPSRATYAAFGFAATAAIETKDETIALATEGLAKAAKQFSVPEDRVTTHVAVGDPKDQILELADALNAEIIVMGSNRPSAITYLLGSNATAVVRHANCPVLVVRESANAAR from the coding sequence ATGTATAAAACTATCTTGGTTCCCGTGGATATTACCGAGCCGGAATTAACACAGCAGGTCATCCCGCATGTCAACGCGCTCGCCAGGCTCGAAGACTCCCACGTCCATTTCCTGGCGGTGATCCCGTCGCGCGCCACCTACGCCGCTTTCGGCTTTGCCGCCACGGCGGCGATAGAAACCAAAGACGAAACCATTGCGCTAGCGACCGAGGGGCTGGCAAAAGCGGCAAAACAATTCAGCGTGCCTGAAGATAGAGTGACCACGCACGTTGCCGTCGGCGATCCTAAAGATCAGATCCTGGAACTCGCTGATGCGCTTAACGCGGAGATTATCGTGATGGGTTCCAACCGCCCTTCTGCGATCACTTACCTCCTCGGCTCCAATGCCACCGCCGTCGTCCGCCACGCCAATTGCCCGGTGCTGGTCGTACGTGAATCGGCTAACGCCGCTCGCTGA
- the cspA gene encoding RNA chaperone/antiterminator CspA translates to MSTKMTGLVKWFDAGKGFGFITPADGGKDVFVHFSAIQSNDFKTLDEGQQVEFTIEKGMKGPSAGNVVAL, encoded by the coding sequence ATGTCTACTAAAATGACGGGTTTGGTAAAATGGTTTGATGCAGGTAAAGGCTTCGGCTTTATCACCCCGGCAGACGGCGGCAAAGACGTGTTCGTACACTTCTCCGCTATCCAGAGCAACGATTTCAAAACGCTGGACGAAGGCCAACAGGTTGAGTTCACTATCGAAAAGGGTATGAAGGGTCCTTCTGCCGGCAACGTGGTCGCGTTATAA
- a CDS encoding GFA family protein, producing the protein MSFQGSCHCGAVTFSVDAELPTEALSCNCSICRRKGLLLSFFPISAFTLNSGQDQLSTYTFNHHKIRHQFCRVCGAQPFAYGTAPDGAAMCAVNLRCVPDVALDALQIHTYDGASV; encoded by the coding sequence ATGTCATTCCAGGGAAGCTGCCACTGCGGCGCCGTCACCTTCTCCGTAGACGCCGAACTGCCCACCGAAGCCCTCAGCTGCAACTGTTCCATTTGCCGCCGCAAAGGGCTGCTGCTGTCGTTCTTCCCCATCAGCGCTTTCACGCTCAACAGCGGCCAGGACCAGCTCAGCACTTACACTTTCAATCATCACAAGATCCGCCATCAGTTCTGCCGAGTCTGCGGCGCCCAGCCCTTCGCCTACGGCACCGCACCGGACGGCGCCGCGATGTGCGCCGTTAACCTGCGCTGCGTGCCTGACGTCGCGCTGGATGCGTTGCAGATCCACACCTACGACGGCGCCAGCGTCTGA
- the tolA gene encoding cell envelope integrity protein TolA — protein MPMLDANNVSGGWVLILYKYSPGIFLNTTLIRLIIIHKDRDMKITHSGYKTGIAILLAAMTALTLTGCAKSTAPSQNDTANKEVDDLFANLGDPKTPAPGKEKLHYMTQVQAEIQRHLKDAATYSGQRCTLRITLAPDGMPVGVRTEGGDPDLCRAAMKAVADARLPKPPTAEVHNAFQIITLEFRP, from the coding sequence ATGCCGATGCTTGATGCTAACAATGTCTCTGGTGGTTGGGTGTTAATTCTGTATAAGTATTCACCGGGGATCTTTTTGAATACAACGTTGATTCGGCTGATAATCATCCATAAGGACAGGGATATGAAAATAACGCATTCAGGCTACAAAACCGGCATCGCGATACTATTGGCGGCGATGACCGCGCTGACGTTAACGGGGTGTGCCAAGAGTACTGCCCCCAGCCAAAACGATACGGCGAATAAAGAGGTCGATGATCTTTTCGCCAACCTTGGCGACCCAAAGACGCCGGCGCCGGGAAAAGAGAAATTACATTACATGACTCAGGTGCAAGCTGAGATTCAACGCCATTTAAAAGACGCCGCCACTTACTCAGGCCAACGCTGTACATTGCGTATCACGCTGGCGCCGGACGGCATGCCAGTCGGTGTTCGAACTGAAGGTGGCGATCCGGATCTTTGCCGTGCCGCCATGAAGGCGGTTGCCGATGCGCGTCTGCCTAAGCCGCCAACGGCAGAGGTCCATAATGCGTTCCAAATTATCACGTTGGAATTTCGCCCGTAG
- a CDS encoding HNH endonuclease, producing MRFFWVNIGGSVAEVLKGEFLWAPQYGINKTGHMFKPAGWETVKKVKEGDLIFCHKGRKIIGVATAVRDAYSAPRPEHRVAGPRHIAGTQVDLELTRLELPIDVSLFNQAFMRMHNPTCLPRVFNKTGGCTENYMCEIPAPAAALIASFISENLSINFHADTVEITKEIGGEQATVIQARIGHGPYRDKMFKRWGNRCAVTGIAEPSILIASHIVAWSIATSEEKVDPHNGLPLIPNLDKLFDRGMISFADDGRLLYSRTMSGLLCELRIPLDANISGLSEKNRAYLRRHRARWGFEVEP from the coding sequence ATGCGTTTTTTCTGGGTCAACATCGGTGGCAGCGTCGCGGAAGTTTTGAAGGGCGAATTTCTGTGGGCGCCGCAATATGGAATAAATAAGACTGGGCACATGTTTAAGCCTGCCGGGTGGGAAACGGTCAAAAAAGTCAAAGAGGGTGACCTGATTTTTTGCCACAAGGGTAGGAAGATTATCGGCGTGGCGACAGCGGTACGCGATGCTTACTCTGCACCGCGGCCTGAGCATCGGGTCGCGGGACCGCGGCATATTGCGGGTACCCAAGTCGATTTGGAACTGACGCGTCTTGAACTACCTATTGATGTTTCCCTTTTTAATCAGGCGTTCATGCGCATGCACAACCCGACTTGCCTTCCGCGCGTTTTTAATAAGACAGGCGGATGCACCGAAAACTATATGTGCGAGATCCCCGCACCGGCAGCCGCGTTGATCGCCAGTTTTATCTCGGAAAATCTCTCTATCAACTTCCATGCGGATACCGTCGAAATCACCAAAGAGATCGGTGGTGAGCAAGCAACGGTGATTCAGGCGCGGATTGGGCATGGCCCCTATCGCGATAAAATGTTTAAGCGGTGGGGAAACCGGTGCGCCGTCACGGGGATTGCGGAGCCGTCTATTCTCATTGCCTCTCACATCGTTGCCTGGTCGATTGCGACCTCAGAAGAAAAAGTGGATCCGCACAATGGTCTGCCGTTAATCCCCAATCTGGACAAGCTGTTCGATCGCGGCATGATCAGTTTTGCCGATGATGGACGTTTGCTGTATTCACGGACGATGAGCGGTTTGTTATGCGAGCTAAGGATCCCGTTGGACGCCAACATTAGCGGGTTGTCTGAAAAGAACAGAGCTTACCTGCGGCGGCATCGAGCGAGATGGGGGTTTGAAGTAGAGCCCTGA
- the icd gene encoding NADP-dependent isocitrate dehydrogenase — translation MESKVVVPAEGKKITVDAQGKLVVPHNPIIPFIEGDGIGVDVTPAMIHVVDAAVKKAYHGERKISWMEIYTGEKSTHVYGKDVWLPDETLDLIRDYRVAIKGPLTTPVGGGIRSLNVALRQQLDLYVCLRPVRYYQGTPSPVKQPELTDMVIFRENAEDIYAGIEWKAGSAEADKVIKFLRDEMGVKKIRFPEQCGIGVKPCSEEGTKRLVRAAIEYAITNDRDSVTLVHKGNIMKFTEGAFKDWGYELAREEFGGELIDGGPWLKIKNPNTGKEIVVKDVIADAFLQQILLRPAEYDVIACMNLNGDYISDALAAQVGGIGIAPGANIGSDCALFEATHGTAPKYAGQDKVNPGSIILSAEMMLRHMGWFEAADLIVKGMEGAIAAKTVTYDFERLMEGAKLLKCSEFGDAIVKHM, via the coding sequence ATGGAAAGCAAAGTAGTTGTTCCGGCAGAAGGTAAAAAAATCACGGTTGACGCCCAGGGTAAACTGGTTGTTCCTCATAACCCGATCATCCCGTTCATCGAAGGCGACGGCATCGGCGTTGACGTGACTCCTGCCATGATCCACGTGGTTGATGCGGCCGTTAAAAAGGCTTACCACGGCGAACGTAAAATCTCCTGGATGGAAATCTACACCGGCGAAAAATCTACCCACGTTTACGGTAAAGACGTGTGGCTGCCGGACGAAACTCTGGACCTGATCCGCGACTACCGCGTCGCCATCAAAGGCCCCCTGACCACCCCGGTCGGCGGCGGCATCCGTTCTCTGAACGTGGCCCTGCGCCAGCAGCTGGACCTGTACGTGTGCCTGCGCCCGGTGCGTTACTACCAGGGCACCCCAAGCCCGGTGAAACAGCCTGAGCTGACCGACATGGTGATCTTCCGCGAAAACGCCGAAGACATCTACGCCGGCATCGAGTGGAAAGCCGGCTCCGCCGAAGCGGACAAAGTGATCAAATTCCTGCGCGACGAAATGGGCGTGAAGAAAATCCGCTTCCCAGAGCAATGCGGTATCGGCGTGAAGCCATGCTCCGAAGAAGGGACCAAGCGTCTGGTGCGTGCGGCGATCGAATACGCCATCACCAACGACCGTGACTCTGTGACCCTGGTTCACAAAGGCAACATCATGAAGTTCACCGAAGGTGCCTTCAAGGATTGGGGCTATGAGCTGGCGCGCGAAGAGTTCGGCGGCGAGCTGATCGACGGCGGCCCATGGCTGAAGATCAAGAACCCGAACACCGGCAAAGAGATCGTGGTTAAAGACGTGATCGCCGACGCCTTCCTGCAGCAGATCCTGCTGCGCCCGGCGGAATACGACGTAATCGCCTGTATGAACCTGAACGGCGACTACATCTCCGACGCCCTGGCGGCCCAGGTCGGCGGCATCGGCATCGCGCCGGGCGCCAACATCGGCTCCGACTGCGCGCTGTTCGAAGCGACTCACGGTACTGCGCCGAAGTACGCCGGCCAGGACAAAGTGAACCCAGGCTCCATCATCCTGTCTGCAGAGATGATGCTGCGCCACATGGGCTGGTTCGAAGCGGCTGACCTGATCGTTAAGGGCATGGAAGGCGCCATCGCTGCCAAGACCGTGACCTATGACTTCGAACGCCTGATGGAAGGCGCTAAGCTGCTGAAATGCTCAGAGTTTGGCGACGCTATCGTTAAACACATGTAA
- a CDS encoding YgdI/YgdR family lipoprotein, which yields MKSKRLFAALLTATTVMFIAGCASNQAIKTTDGKTIVTDGKPQVDNDTGLVSYRNAETGKTEQINRDQIANMSELDN from the coding sequence ATGAAAAGTAAACGACTCTTTGCCGCGCTTCTTACTGCGACTACGGTGATGTTCATAGCGGGCTGCGCTTCCAATCAGGCGATCAAAACAACGGATGGCAAGACCATTGTCACCGACGGCAAGCCTCAGGTCGATAATGATACCGGGTTAGTCTCCTATCGAAATGCAGAAACGGGCAAAACGGAACAGATCAATCGAGATCAGATTGCAAACATGAGTGAGTTGGATAACTAA
- a CDS encoding AI-2E family transporter: MMSKGISKGFFILILFIVTAAFLDVLGPYYSSVLWAIILAVIFHPVKKKLKQYVGERNGVVSLLTVALICLIVFTPLAIIASSLAMEFNVIYTKLQTNNSQLPTMLADFMRHLPGWAQRFLAEHNLNSAAEIQKQLSEVALKGGQYLAGSVFLIGKGTFNFVVGFGVMLYLLFFLLKDGPYLVNLALEALPLSQHVKHHLFVKFAAVSRATVKGTVVVAVVQGALGGLAFYFTGIDGSLLWGALMAFLSIIPAVGSAIIWVPAVIYFFATGMLWKAIFLVVFFVVVIGLVDNILRPLLVGKDTKMPDYLILISTLGGMEIYGINGFVIGPLIAALFIACWNILSGRDSEENIEEIDEEFIEEGKNHPDAAE, encoded by the coding sequence ATGATGTCTAAAGGCATTTCCAAAGGATTCTTTATTCTGATCCTGTTTATCGTCACCGCCGCCTTTCTCGACGTGCTGGGGCCTTACTACTCCTCGGTGCTGTGGGCGATTATTCTGGCGGTGATTTTCCATCCAGTGAAAAAGAAGCTGAAGCAGTACGTCGGCGAACGCAACGGCGTGGTGTCGCTGCTGACGGTGGCGCTAATCTGCCTGATCGTGTTCACGCCGTTGGCGATCATCGCCTCGTCGCTGGCGATGGAATTCAACGTGATCTACACCAAGCTGCAGACCAACAACAGCCAATTGCCGACCATGCTGGCGGACTTTATGCGCCACCTGCCCGGCTGGGCGCAGCGCTTCCTGGCGGAGCATAACCTCAACAGCGCCGCCGAGATCCAAAAGCAGCTTTCCGAGGTGGCGCTCAAGGGCGGCCAATACCTGGCGGGCAGCGTCTTCCTGATCGGCAAGGGCACCTTCAACTTCGTCGTCGGCTTCGGCGTAATGCTCTACCTGCTGTTCTTCCTGCTGAAGGACGGCCCCTACCTGGTGAACCTGGCGCTCGAAGCGCTGCCGCTCTCCCAGCACGTGAAGCACCACCTGTTCGTGAAGTTCGCCGCCGTCTCCCGCGCCACCGTCAAGGGCACGGTGGTGGTCGCCGTGGTGCAAGGCGCGCTCGGCGGGCTGGCGTTTTACTTTACCGGCATCGACGGCAGCCTGCTGTGGGGCGCGCTGATGGCGTTCCTGTCGATCATTCCGGCCGTGGGCTCCGCCATCATCTGGGTGCCGGCGGTGATCTACTTCTTCGCCACCGGCATGCTGTGGAAAGCCATTTTCCTGGTGGTGTTCTTCGTGGTGGTGATCGGCCTGGTGGACAACATTCTGCGCCCGCTGCTGGTGGGCAAAGACACCAAAATGCCGGACTACCTGATCCTGATATCCACCCTGGGCGGCATGGAAATCTACGGCATCAACGGCTTCGTCATCGGCCCTTTGATCGCCGCGCTGTTCATCGCCTGCTGGAACATCCTGTCCGGCCGCGACAGCGAGGAGAACATCGAAGAGATCGACGAAGAATTCATCGAGGAAGGCAAAAACCATCCCGACGCGGCGGAGTAA
- a CDS encoding SMP-30/gluconolactonase/LRE family protein, which produces MFRFSLFSFLLQRRRRVTRLAGVALLLSGVMQAQAAQRIEFSPDAAGAYPEGIAWNPRAGAFLVSSLRGGQLGLVYPDGRYRRFSTGKGLITTSGMLVDAERNRVLVCNEDVGVSLSSVPGTRNRVAQVLEFNLDTGALQQTYDLSSLSRGPTLANDLALDAQGNIYVTDSFQPQIYKIDRATRQVSILVRSARLMPAEVPAAAQGTQPYLNGIVSHPDGYLIAADYTRGLLWKVTLDSAPAISEIRLPQRLKGPDGLRLKNAHELVIVQSFPGAKGSMSGDVTLLSSNDDWASAHITAVATPPELDGPTGAALRDGEVWVVNSRYPRLFADVAQAERTRTFSIVRVALERRPADRRRLPTRPE; this is translated from the coding sequence ATGTTCCGCTTCAGCCTCTTTTCTTTCTTATTACAGCGCCGCCGGCGCGTCACCCGGTTGGCCGGCGTCGCGCTGCTTCTCAGCGGCGTCATGCAGGCGCAGGCCGCGCAGCGTATTGAATTCTCGCCGGATGCCGCCGGCGCTTATCCAGAGGGTATCGCCTGGAACCCGCGCGCCGGTGCGTTCCTGGTCTCCTCCCTGCGCGGTGGGCAGCTTGGCCTGGTCTACCCGGATGGCCGCTATCGGCGGTTTTCCACCGGTAAAGGGCTTATCACTACCTCCGGCATGCTGGTGGACGCCGAGCGTAATCGGGTGCTGGTGTGCAACGAAGACGTGGGGGTCTCCCTCAGCTCCGTTCCCGGTACGCGCAATCGCGTGGCGCAGGTGCTGGAGTTCAATCTCGATACCGGCGCGCTGCAGCAGACGTACGATCTCTCATCGTTAAGCCGTGGGCCGACGCTGGCCAACGATCTGGCGCTCGACGCGCAGGGCAATATCTACGTGACCGACAGCTTCCAGCCGCAGATTTACAAGATCGACCGGGCAACGCGCCAGGTATCGATTCTGGTGCGCTCAGCGCGTTTGATGCCGGCCGAGGTTCCCGCCGCTGCGCAGGGCACGCAGCCTTATCTCAACGGCATCGTGTCTCACCCGGATGGCTATCTGATTGCGGCGGACTACACCCGCGGGCTGTTGTGGAAGGTGACGCTGGATAGCGCGCCTGCGATAAGTGAAATCAGGCTACCGCAGCGGCTGAAAGGGCCGGACGGGCTGCGGCTCAAAAACGCCCATGAATTGGTGATCGTACAGTCTTTTCCGGGGGCAAAGGGGAGCATGTCCGGCGACGTAACGTTGCTCTCCTCGAACGACGACTGGGCCAGCGCGCATATCACGGCGGTCGCCACGCCGCCGGAATTGGATGGGCCGACCGGCGCCGCGCTGCGCGATGGCGAGGTGTGGGTCGTCAACTCGCGTTATCCCCGTTTGTTTGCCGACGTCGCTCAGGCGGAGAGAACCAGGACGTTCAGCATCGTCAGGGTGGCGTTAGAGCGGAGGCCCGCCGATCGGCGACGGTTGCCAACCCGGCCGGAATAG